In Silene latifolia isolate original U9 population chromosome 3, ASM4854445v1, whole genome shotgun sequence, a single window of DNA contains:
- the LOC141647057 gene encoding 3-isopropylmalate dehydratase large subunit, chloroplastic-like produces the protein MAASSAISSTPSSFLHKDVSLSAFPSSCSNRSQFSSSKWGRTRSKNIVSVMSPQQTERKPSTTGSVKNVMTMTEKILAKGSERSQLIPGDNVWVNVDVLMTHDVCGPGSIGIFKKEFGKNAKVWDREKVVIIPDHYIFTSDERANRNVDILRDFVKEQNIKYFYDITDRSDFKVNPEYKGVCHVALAQEGHCRPGEVLLGTDSHTCNAGAFGQFASGIGNTDAGFVLGTGKILLKVPPTLRFVLDGEMPDYLLAKDLILQIIGEISVAGATYKAMEFVGSTIESLTMEDRMTLCNMVVEAGGKNGVVPVDSTTYKYLEDKTTLPYEPVYSDSQARYLSEYRFDVSKLEPLVAKPHSPDNRALARECKDVKIDRVYIGSCTGGKTEDFLAVAKLFLAAGKKVKVPTFLVPATQKVWMDVYTLPVPGSGGKTCAQIFEEAGCDTPGSPGCGACLGGPRDTYARMNEPMVCVSTTNRNFPGRMGHREGQIYLASPYTAAASALTGYVTDPRDFLQ, from the exons ATGGCGGCTTCCTCTGCTATTTCTTCCACGCCCTCTTCTTTCCTTCATAAG GATGTTAGTCTCTCTGCTTTCCCTTCCTCTTGCTCCAACCGGTCTCAGTTTTCCTCTTCAAAATGGGGAAGAACAAGGTCGAAAAATATAGTTTCGGTCATGAGTCCACAGCAGACAGAGCGAAAGCCTTCAACAACAGGCTCG gttaaaaatgtGATGACAATGACTGAGAAGATATTGGCTAAGGGTTCAGAGAGATCCCAGCTGATACCGGGTGATAATGTTTGGGTAAATGTTGATGTTTTGATGACCCACGATGTTTGTGGACCTGGTTCCATAGGTATCTTCAAGAAGGAATTTGGAAAGAATGCCAAG GTGTGGGACCGGGAAAAGGTTGTCATTATTCCCGATCACTATATTTTCACAAGTGATGAACGTGCAAACCGCAATGTTGACATCTTGAGAGACTTTGTGAAGGAGCAAAATATCAAATATTTCTATGATATAACAGATCGTTCAGATTTTAAG gTAAATCCTGAATATAAGGGAGTTTGTCATGTTGCTCTTGCACAAGAGGGGCACTGTAGGCCGGGAGAG GTCTTACTGGGGACGGACTCTCATACTTGTAATGCTGGAGCATTTGGGCAATTTGCTTCTGGAATAGGAAACACTGATGCTGGTTTTGTTCTGGGCACTGGAAAAATATTGCTAAAG GTTCCGCCGACTTTAAGATTCGTTTTGGACGGAGAAATGCCCGATTACTTGCTTGCAAAGGATTTGATTTTGCAA ATAATTGGTGAAATATCTGTGGCTGGTGCAACATACAAAGCAATGGAATTTGTTGGATCTACAATTGAAAGTTTGACA ATGGAAGACAGGATGACCCTTTGCAATATGGTTGTGGAAGCTGGAGGAAAGAATGGTGTTGTCCCTGTCGATAGTACCACATACAAGTATCTTGAG GATAAGACCACTCTTCCTTATGAACCTGTTTACAGTGATAGCCAAGCAAG ATATCTGTCGGAGTACCGGTTTGATGTCTCAAAGCTGGAACCTCTCGTTGCTAAG CCTCACTCTCCTGATAACCGTGCATTAGCCCGAGAATGCAAAGATGTCAAAATTGACAGAGTTTATATTGGCTCTTGTACTGGTGGGAAGACAGAAGATTTTCTCGCTGTAGCCAAACTGTTCCTAGCTGCG GGCAAAAAGGTCAAAGTCCCCACTTTCCTGGTGCCAGCCACCCAGAAG GTGTGGATGGATGTATACACTCTGCCTGTGCCTGGTTCAGGCGGTAAGACATGCGCCCAGATATTTGAAGAAGCTGGTTGCGACACACCGGGAAGTCCTGGTTGTGGAGCCTGTCTTGGTGGCCCTAGAGACACTTATGCTCGTATGAATGAACCGATG GTTTGTGTTTCGACAACAAATAGGAATTTCCCGGGTAGAATGGGGCACAGGGAAGGGCAGATATATCTAGCATCTCCTTACACGGCCGCAGCTTCAGCCCTTACAGGATATGTTACTGATCCTAGAGATTTCTTACAGTAA
- the LOC141647050 gene encoding mitogen-activated protein kinase 15-like produces MQQDQRKKGLKDTEFFTEYGDANRYKLLEVIGKGSYGVVCAAIDTHTGEKVAIKKINDIFEHISDAIRILREVKLLRLLRHPDIVEIKRIMLPPSKRDFKDIYVVFELMESDLHQVIKANDDLTREHHQFFLYQMLRALKYMHTANVYHRDLKPKNILANANCKLKICDFGLARVAFNDAPTTIFWTDYVATRWYRAPELCGSFSSKYTPAIDIWSIGCIFAEVLMGKPLFPGKSVVHQLDLITDLLGTPSFDVISGVRNEKARKYLTDMRKKQAVPFSRKFPNADPLAMRLLQKMLAFDPKDRPTAEEALSDPYFKGLSKVEREPACQPISKLEFEFERRKVTKDDVRELIYREILEYHPQLLEDYMNGNEGMSYIYPSAIGQFKKQFAHLEENSGRSGPVIPLERKHISLPRSTVYNSTAPPKPQAPQPPQPTVYRDQHVKDETRATQSYGGVLSTTRQQPRGPTAARPGRVVGSLVPFEAGRSMNGGHDPRMAMSNPAITPETVTQQPQYYYRSNASAQAKPGPEAVQATSQAKQHVHVPPPAHEIAIDINTIPYQPQAKPDQYSSRIALDAKILEAQSRFGASAAAMAAHRNVGTVQYGMS; encoded by the exons ATGCAGCAAGATCAGCGCAAAAAG GGTCTGAAGGACACTGAATTCTTCACAGAATATGGTGATGCAAACCGATACAAACTTCTTGAAGTTATTGGAAAAGGGAGCTATGGTGTTGTCTGTGCAGCCATTGATACGCATACCGGAGAAAAAGTTGcgataaagaaaataaatgacaTTTTTGAGCATATATCAGATGCCATCCGAATACTACGTGAAGTCAAGTTGCTAAGGCTTTTGCGTCACCCTGATATTGTTGAGATCAAACGCATTATGTTGCCACCGTCAAAAAGAGACTTCAAAGACATTTATGTGGTTTTTGAGCTCATGGAGTCTGATCTTCACCAAGTCATCAAAGCTAATGATGATCTGACTCGAGAACATCATCAGTTTTTTCTTTATCAAATGTTGCGTGCACTAAAATACATGCATACAG CAAATGTGTATCACCGGGATCTCAAGCCAAAGAATATTTTGGCTAATGCCAATTGCAAGCTCAAAATTTGCGACTTTGGGCTGGCTAGAGTAGCTTTTAATGATGCTCCCACCACTATCTTTTGGACG GATTATGTTGCTACAAGATGGTATAGGGCTCCTGAACTTTGTGGTTCATTTTCCTCAAAG TACACGCCTGCGATAGATATTTGGAGCATTGGCTGCATCTTTGCCGAGGTGCTGATGGGAAAACCATTGTTCCCTGGTAAAAGTGTTGTTCATCAGTTAGATCTTATAACAGATTTACTTGGCACGCCATCTTTCGATGTTATATCTGGG GTCCGTAATGAGAAAGCCCGCAAATACCTCACAGATATGCGAAAGAAGCAAGCCGTTCCATTTTCCCGTAAATTTCCGAATGCCGATCCCCTGGCTATGCGTCTATTGCAGAAAATGTTAGCTTTTGATCCGAAGGATAGACCAACAGCAGAAGAG GCACTCTCTGACCCTTACTTTAAGGGATTATCTAAAGTTGAGAGAGAACCCGCATGCCAGCCTATTTCAAAGTTAGAGTTTGAGTTTGAGAGGCGGAAGGTGACTAAAGACGATGTTAGGGAGCTCATATACCGTGAGATTCTTGAATACCACCCTCAGTTACTGGAAGACTACATGAACGGGAATGAAGGGATGAGTTACATTTATCCTAG TGCCATTGGTCAGTTTAAGAAACAGTTTGCGCATCTCGAGGAAAATTCTGGTCGAAGTGGACCAGTCATTCCATTAGAAAGAAAACATATATCTCTCCCAAG GTCCACAGTATACAATAGCACCGCACCTCCCAAGCCACAGGCCCCACAACCCCCGCAGCCCACGGTATACAGGGATCAACATGTTAAAGACGAGACGAGAGCTACTCAAAGCTATGGAGGTGTATTAAGCACCACAAGACAGCAGCCACGAGGCCCCACAG CCGCAAGACCAGGAAGAGTCGTGGGTTCTTTAGTTCCGTTTGAGGCTGGCCGGAGCATGAACGGCGGCCATGATCCTAGGATGGCAATGAGCAATCCAGCTATCACCCCCGAGACCGTCACACAACAACCACAGTATTATTACCGATCAAATGCATCGGCCCAAGCCAAACCTGGCCCAGAAGCCGTCCAAGCCACTTCCCAAGCAAAGCAGCATGTACATGTACCACCGCCTGCCCATGAAATCGCTATCGACATAAACACTATCCCATACCAGCCTCAGGCTAAGCCCGATCAATATAGCAGTAGAATTGCACTTGATGCAAAGATATTGGAGGCGCAGTCACGGTTTGGAGCTTCAGCTGCTGCAATGGCAGCTCATAGAAATGTGGGCACTGTTCAATATGGTATGTCGTAG
- the LOC141645880 gene encoding uncharacterized protein LOC141645880 isoform X2, with protein sequence MVKSCPRIPQLQLLYPRSKIMKKKSMTPQRRSLSSSISLSSPPQPSPKLLLKRTYTDDPDSLFSDSKIKKTITEDVSPTTEISISPTLEGYLPPPLPPPPSPEFLRRTVSSSTTSLSTSTNSNVTTSKEMKAVSVTGEWMMVKCSCECGKDYTILINKTDNKCHKLV encoded by the exons ATGGTGAAATCATGTCCAAGAATTCCACAACTTCAATTACTATATCCTCGTTCAAAGATCATGAAAAAGAAGTCAATGACACCACAAAGACGATCCCTTTCATCTTCAATCTCGCTTTCGTCACCACCGCAACCATCTCCAAAGCTTCTTCTCAAGAGGACTTATACTGATGACCCTGATTCTCTTTTCTCTGATTCCAAG ATAAAAAAGACGATTACTGAAGATGTAAGCCCAACGACTGAAATCTCTATTTCACCGACTTTGGAGGGTTATCTTCCGCCACCATTACCACCACCACCGTCACCTGAATTTCTCAGACGGACCGTCTCCAGCTCTACCACATCACTCTCTACTTCTACCAACAGCAATGTTACTACTTCCAAG GAGATGAAAGCGGTGTCAGTAACAGGAGAATGGATGATGGTGAAATGTAGCTGTGAATGTGGCAAGGACTACACAATTTTGATCAACAAAACCGATAATAAATGTCACAAGCTTGTCTGA
- the LOC141647058 gene encoding uncharacterized protein LOC141647058 has product MDALWSLEDKWKISTQKAVVLLICTAVLVSLACATVIGMVFRKKGQRNRIANLDSDNESESSSLIIYEEQSCCRRCTFYVKNVIVGSACWSMANKWSSDDFLAKCVRFSGCLGSKLPPVWQRPILMGRKCEFLKTSGLILYDERGRPLPHHHPPPQQEEEEESENTISCNHVGQVMENYHGIQEGEEIEGCHAMLKDFL; this is encoded by the exons ATGGATGCATTATGGAGTTTAGAAGATAAATGGAAGATATCAACTCAAAAAGCCGTGGTGTTACTTATTTGTACCGCGGTATTAGTCAGTCTAGCATGCGCGACTGTTATAGGGATGGTTTTTCGGAAAAAGGGTCAAAGAAATAGAATTGCGAACCTTGATTCGGATAACGAGAGTGAATCATCGTCGTTGATCATTTACGAGGAGCAAAGTTGTTGTAGAAGATGCACATTTTATGTGAAGAATGTGATTGTTGGTTCAGCTTGTTGGAGTATGGCTAATAAGTGGAGCAGTGATGATTTTTTGGCTAAGTGTGTGAGGTTTTCGGGTTGTTTGGGCTCGAAGTTGCCACCGGTTTGGCAACGGCCCATATTAATGGGCCGAAAATGCGAGTTTTTGAAAACTAGTGGGCTTATTTTGTATGATGAGAGGGGTAGGCCTCTTCCTCaccatcatcctcctcctcaacaagaagaggaagaagaatcCGAAAATACAATTTCTTGTAATCAC GTTGGACAAGTAATGGAGAATTACCATGGTATACAAGAAGGTGAAGAGATTGAAGGTTGCCATGCTATGTTGAAGGATTTTTTGTGA
- the LOC141645880 gene encoding uncharacterized protein LOC141645880 isoform X1 has translation MVKSCPRIPQLQLLYPRSKIMKKKSMTPQRRSLSSSISLSSPPQPSPKLLLKRTYTDDPDSLFSDSKKIKKTITEDVSPTTEISISPTLEGYLPPPLPPPPSPEFLRRTVSSSTTSLSTSTNSNVTTSKEMKAVSVTGEWMMVKCSCECGKDYTILINKTDNKCHKLV, from the exons ATGGTGAAATCATGTCCAAGAATTCCACAACTTCAATTACTATATCCTCGTTCAAAGATCATGAAAAAGAAGTCAATGACACCACAAAGACGATCCCTTTCATCTTCAATCTCGCTTTCGTCACCACCGCAACCATCTCCAAAGCTTCTTCTCAAGAGGACTTATACTGATGACCCTGATTCTCTTTTCTCTGATTCCAAG AAGATAAAAAAGACGATTACTGAAGATGTAAGCCCAACGACTGAAATCTCTATTTCACCGACTTTGGAGGGTTATCTTCCGCCACCATTACCACCACCACCGTCACCTGAATTTCTCAGACGGACCGTCTCCAGCTCTACCACATCACTCTCTACTTCTACCAACAGCAATGTTACTACTTCCAAG GAGATGAAAGCGGTGTCAGTAACAGGAGAATGGATGATGGTGAAATGTAGCTGTGAATGTGGCAAGGACTACACAATTTTGATCAACAAAACCGATAATAAATGTCACAAGCTTGTCTGA
- the LOC141647049 gene encoding uncharacterized protein LOC141647049 — MNPKLHNLPPMKRFRLLHQENNHPNRLETKTVSKPTPISPSRLPTKKRKHSRSPTFIDDTENLPPKTTTPITPPTPTPSPYCLPAKKRIWAFRPDSVLSKIDLNVEYIPSPEKDNVFVLKDEDEEKEDDDGIMCAVCESTDGDPTDPIVFCDGCDLMVHSTCYGNPLIKSIPEGDWFCAKCSDFGSSSSSVNCCLCPVKGGAMKPTKDGRFAHIVCAVLVPEVFFEDSEGRDGIDCSMVPKRRWKEVCYLCKKSQGCGIECSEPKCGLSFHVSCGLKEDLCIELKQGRRCGNGGGIVAAFCRKHTDIWTKQQQTGKYKIVARDGE, encoded by the exons ATGAATCCAAAACTCCATAATCTTCCTCCGATGAAACGATTCCGACTCCTCCACCAAGAAAACAACCACCCCAACCGACTCGAAACCAAAACCGTCTCGAAACCGACACCGATTTCACCGTCCCGTCTCCctactaagaaaagaaaacattCCCGATCCCCTACATTTATCGACGACACCGAAAACCTCCCTCCGAAAACCACCACCCCAATCACCCCTCCTACTCCTACTCCGTCACCTTACTGTTTACCCGCCAAAAAACGGATATGGGCTTTCCGACCCGATTCCGTCCTCTCCAAAATCGACCTTAATGTCGAGTATATCCCTTCGCCCGAGAAAGACAATGTCTTTGTCCTCAAAGACGAGGATGAGGAAAAAGAAGACGATGACGGAATAATGTGCGCGGTGTGCGAGAGCACGGACGGAGACCCGACCGATCCGATCGTATTCTGTGACGGATGCGATCTAATGGTTCATTCCACCTGTTACGGAAACCCATTAATCAAATCAATACCGGAAGGCGATTGGTTTTGCGCAAAATGCTCGGATTTCGGTTCGAGTTCGAGTTCTGTAAATTGTTGTTTGTGTCCTGTTAAAGGCGGAGCAATGAAACCGACGAAAGACGGGAGGTTTGCGCACATTGTATGTGCAGTATTAGTTCCAGAAGTGTTTTTCGAGGATTCGGAAGGACGAGACGGAATTGATTGTTCTATGGTTCCTAAGAGGAGATGGAAGGAAGTTTGTTATTTGTGTAAGAAGAGTCAAGGATGTGGGATCGAGTGTTCCGAACCGAAGTGTGGATTGTCGTTTCATGTTAGTTGTGGGTTGAAGGAAGATCTTTGTATTGAGCTTAAGCAAGGAAGGAGGTGTGGTAATGGTGGCGGGATTGTTGCGGCTTTTTGTCGAAAGCATACTGATATTTGGACTAAA CAACAACAGACGGGCAAGTACAAGATTGTGGCGCGAGACGGGGAATGA